From one Thermomicrobiales bacterium genomic stretch:
- a CDS encoding nodulation protein NfeD, with the protein MLVAISVLIAVVTSTAAADSGNRVGKISVDDAITPPLATYIDRSIQRASERGDHALIIELNTPGGLSSAMDDIVRDILNAPIPIIVWVAPDGARAASAGVYITYAAHVAAMAPATNIGSATPVQIGAGGEANATPTTMDRKIINDAVAKIRALAERRGRNGDWAEAAVRDAENIPASQAVQLGVVDFIAASQEELLTQSDGRTVDVLGQPVVLHTAGAQVETFRMSFFEQFLQVLTNPNIAYILLSLGSLAIIFEIANPGGIGPGAVGVILLLAGFYGLGTLDSNWTGLALMILAFILFALDVFLPSHGVLTLSGIGAFLLGSLMLANTRSPSVLQVSRSVVFAMTAMMAVFFGFIIGAVVRIRKKPAVTGLSALVGTVGIVRSDLDPEGMVFVFGELWQARADAPIHTGEHVRVVAIEGLALVVTPAEPEHDATTPALPLPTAGT; encoded by the coding sequence ATGTTGGTCGCGATCAGTGTTCTCATCGCGGTTGTCACATCGACCGCCGCGGCCGATTCGGGCAACCGTGTCGGGAAGATCAGTGTCGATGACGCGATTACCCCTCCGCTGGCGACCTACATTGACCGCAGCATTCAGCGCGCCTCCGAACGTGGAGATCATGCGCTTATCATCGAGCTGAACACGCCGGGCGGGCTATCCTCAGCGATGGACGACATCGTGCGCGACATCCTCAACGCGCCGATCCCGATCATCGTCTGGGTCGCGCCGGATGGCGCGCGCGCGGCCTCGGCTGGGGTCTATATCACCTACGCTGCGCATGTTGCGGCGATGGCGCCGGCAACGAACATCGGCTCGGCGACACCGGTGCAGATCGGTGCAGGTGGAGAAGCAAACGCCACCCCGACCACGATGGACCGCAAGATCATCAACGACGCGGTGGCCAAGATCCGCGCGTTGGCCGAACGGCGCGGACGTAACGGTGACTGGGCCGAGGCCGCGGTCCGCGACGCGGAAAACATCCCGGCCAGCCAGGCTGTCCAGCTCGGCGTTGTCGATTTCATTGCCGCGTCACAGGAAGAGCTTCTCACACAGTCGGACGGCCGGACAGTGGATGTGCTCGGTCAGCCGGTCGTGCTTCATACGGCCGGGGCACAGGTCGAAACGTTCCGCATGTCGTTCTTCGAGCAGTTCCTCCAGGTGCTGACAAACCCGAACATCGCCTACATCCTGCTAAGTCTCGGCTCGCTGGCGATTATCTTCGAGATCGCCAACCCGGGCGGGATCGGGCCTGGGGCGGTCGGTGTGATATTGCTCCTGGCTGGCTTCTATGGCCTGGGCACACTGGATTCCAACTGGACAGGGCTGGCGCTGATGATCCTCGCCTTCATCCTGTTTGCGCTCGATGTCTTCCTGCCGAGCCATGGCGTTCTCACGCTCAGCGGCATCGGCGCGTTCTTGCTCGGTTCGCTTATGCTGGCGAACACCCGCAGCCCCAGTGTGTTGCAGGTCTCCCGGAGTGTTGTCTTTGCGATGACAGCGATGATGGCGGTGTTCTTCGGCTTTATCATCGGCGCCGTTGTCCGCATTCGGAAGAAGCCGGCCGTTACCGGCCTGTCGGCGCTGGTTGGAACAGTCGGCATAGTCCGCTCTGACCTCGATCCGGAGGGTATGGTCTTCGTGTTCGGCGAGCTCTGGCAAGCGCGAGCAGACGCGCCGATCCACACGGGAGAGCACGTCCGTGTCGTGGCGATCGAAGGGCTGGCGCTTGTGGTGACGCCGGCCGAACCAGAACACGACGCAACGACACCGGCGCTTCCTCTCCCGACCGCAGGAACCTGA
- the rlmN gene encoding 23S rRNA (adenine(2503)-C(2))-methyltransferase RlmN, with protein MPRNIYELRLDELEGWCHDRGEATYRARQLYRGVYQQLASGYDDVQVLPKRLRDALAEDVPFAALTPIHEISTDDGETLKVLYQTADGQTLETVLMFYSDRATVCVSCQVGCAVGCSFCATGLMGLQRNLSAGEMVAQVVDMARRARDKGRPLTNLVMMGMGEPFHNYDNVMKMVAILHDPMGMGFGARRITISTSGVVPFIDKLATEPWQVNLAVSIHAGDDELRSELVPLNQRWPLAELIGAIRRYIKITGRRVSFEYAMLNGVNTRDDDARQLARRLRGLLCHVNLIPYNPTPAYPYERPGKDVIERFAAILRDAGIPATVRYSRGVEIAAACGQLHVEHAATLRAGADSASGSLDD; from the coding sequence GTGCCACGCAATATCTACGAATTACGGCTCGACGAGCTTGAGGGCTGGTGTCACGATCGGGGCGAGGCGACCTATCGGGCCCGCCAGCTCTACCGCGGGGTCTATCAGCAGCTTGCGAGTGGCTATGACGATGTTCAGGTGCTCCCGAAGCGGTTGCGTGACGCGCTGGCCGAGGACGTGCCGTTCGCGGCGCTGACGCCGATTCACGAGATCTCGACCGACGACGGCGAGACGCTGAAGGTGCTCTACCAGACGGCCGATGGTCAGACACTCGAGACAGTGCTGATGTTCTACTCAGATCGGGCGACTGTCTGCGTTTCCTGTCAGGTTGGCTGTGCCGTCGGTTGCTCATTTTGCGCGACCGGCCTGATGGGGCTGCAACGAAACCTCAGCGCAGGGGAGATGGTCGCTCAGGTGGTGGATATGGCCCGCCGGGCGCGGGACAAGGGCCGCCCATTGACCAATCTGGTGATGATGGGGATGGGCGAGCCGTTCCACAATTACGACAACGTCATGAAGATGGTCGCTATCCTCCACGACCCGATGGGGATGGGCTTCGGCGCGCGTCGAATCACGATCTCGACATCCGGTGTCGTGCCGTTCATCGACAAGCTGGCGACGGAGCCCTGGCAGGTCAACCTGGCGGTCTCGATTCATGCGGGGGACGACGAGCTACGCTCCGAGCTGGTGCCACTCAACCAGCGATGGCCGCTCGCGGAGCTCATCGGCGCAATCCGGCGCTACATCAAGATAACTGGCCGGCGGGTCTCGTTCGAGTACGCAATGCTCAATGGCGTGAACACAAGAGACGACGACGCTCGACAGCTTGCTCGTCGACTGCGCGGGCTACTTTGCCACGTCAACCTGATTCCCTACAACCCGACCCCGGCCTATCCCTACGAGCGACCTGGCAAGGACGTTATCGAACGCTTCGCGGCCATCCTGCGCGATGCTGGAATCCCCGCCACCGTGAGATATTCGCGTGGTGTGGAGATCGCGGCCGCCTGCGGCCAACTCCATGTGGAGCACGCCGCGACGCTGCGTGCGGGGGCCGATTCAGCCTCAGGCTCTCTCGACGACTGA
- a CDS encoding folylpolyglutamate synthase/dihydrofolate synthase family protein — MDEEKQEPEQEWMANEAAAYQRAERYLNSLIFGPPSPPPGTSQEEIRARAVARLARLRAFLAFLGNPQRAYRTIHVTGTSGKGSTTTITASILTAAGYRVGAHVSPYLQVATEKLQIDGRLISAGRYERLVDDMHRSVDEWVAAGRERPNYGEIWVAMTLRYFAEEQVDVAVVEVGAGGRFDVTNVLEPDVVAITSVGLDHTVTLGSTLEEIAWHKAGIIKPGSVAVTAVTGPETLPIIEEECRQTGADLVVVREGERYRDVRADADGTSFIDGATDEAMRITLPGTFQASNAAMAIEIARRFTHGHLPVETLRAGLAAARFPGRMELVQDNPRVLLDGAHNPEKVASLARNLEHLYPHQRKLIIFGALESKSHASMLASLSPLAGLVIATMPRVLAKPATDAAEIAAEVIGDVEVIIEPSPERAIEIALARAEPDDLVVVTGSLYLVGNIRERWYPSEAILSQSNCWPRTTPLGLWDPPLLAKET, encoded by the coding sequence GTGGACGAGGAAAAGCAGGAACCCGAGCAGGAATGGATGGCGAATGAGGCCGCAGCGTATCAACGGGCAGAACGCTACCTCAACAGCCTGATTTTCGGCCCGCCCTCTCCACCACCCGGCACATCGCAAGAGGAGATCCGCGCACGCGCTGTCGCCCGGCTGGCCCGACTACGCGCGTTCCTGGCGTTTCTCGGCAACCCCCAACGTGCCTACCGAACGATCCATGTTACCGGAACCTCAGGGAAAGGGTCGACAACGACGATTACTGCCAGCATCCTGACGGCGGCCGGCTATCGTGTTGGAGCACACGTTTCGCCCTATCTCCAGGTGGCTACCGAGAAGTTGCAGATCGATGGACGGCTGATTTCCGCCGGCCGGTACGAGCGCCTCGTCGATGACATGCATCGCAGTGTCGATGAGTGGGTGGCGGCAGGGCGCGAGCGACCGAACTACGGCGAGATCTGGGTCGCGATGACGCTACGATACTTCGCCGAGGAGCAGGTCGATGTCGCCGTTGTCGAGGTCGGGGCAGGTGGACGATTCGACGTTACCAACGTCCTCGAACCCGATGTCGTCGCGATCACCAGCGTCGGTCTGGACCACACGGTCACCCTCGGATCAACGCTGGAGGAGATTGCCTGGCACAAGGCCGGAATCATCAAGCCCGGATCGGTCGCAGTCACCGCAGTGACTGGCCCTGAGACCCTTCCGATTATCGAAGAGGAGTGCCGGCAGACTGGCGCTGATCTGGTCGTTGTCCGGGAAGGGGAGCGATATCGCGACGTGCGCGCGGACGCCGATGGCACGTCGTTCATCGACGGCGCTACCGACGAAGCAATGCGGATCACATTGCCTGGCACGTTTCAGGCGTCGAACGCAGCGATGGCAATCGAGATCGCGCGCCGGTTTACCCACGGTCACCTGCCCGTCGAGACGCTCCGAGCAGGACTGGCGGCGGCCCGTTTCCCGGGCCGGATGGAGCTAGTGCAGGACAATCCACGAGTGCTGCTGGACGGCGCCCACAACCCCGAGAAGGTTGCCTCGCTGGCGCGGAACCTCGAGCATCTCTACCCTCACCAGCGCAAGCTGATCATCTTCGGTGCGCTCGAATCGAAATCGCATGCCAGCATGCTGGCGTCGCTGTCCCCGCTAGCCGGCCTGGTCATCGCGACAATGCCGCGCGTCCTGGCAAAGCCAGCGACCGACGCCGCCGAGATCGCCGCCGAGGTTATCGGTGATGTCGAGGTGATCATTGAGCCGTCCCCGGAACGCGCCATCGAGATCGCCCTGGCGCGCGCAGAACCGGACGATCTCGTGGTCGTCACCGGCTCGCTCTACCTCGTCGGCAACATCCGCGAACGCTGGTATCCGTCGGAGGCGATCCTCAGTCAGAGCAACTGCTGGCCGCGCACGACGCCGCTAGGGTTGTGGGATCCGCCCCTGCTTGCGAAGGAAACGTAG
- the larC gene encoding nickel pincer cofactor biosynthesis protein LarC, with product MRIAWFDPYSGASGDMVLGALIDAGLSVDALRDVLEGLHLPGWRLSAEAAGQHGITGTRAIVAVDDDAPARDWAVIRDLLERATLPEPVRDGALAIFRALAEAEARVHGADVERVHFHEVGGVDAIIDIVGAAAGLYLLGVERVFSGPPALGRGFAQSQHGTIPIPAPATAELLARAGAPSIDADVQAELLTPTGAAILTTLAEFERPMFRTTAVGSGFGQRQLPWPNALRVWLGDLSDAVPTTDEPAADSELLLEVNIDDMNPEFYELLIERLFGAGALDVFLTPIVMKRGRPATKLSVITGADRRREIEETLFENSSTFGVRATRIERTKTDRSWVTVATRWGDVRLKLKIWRGRVVEVAPEYADCLSIARQADAPLRLVYGEAKRIGDAFVGRRGDAIDADRQR from the coding sequence GTGCGGATCGCCTGGTTTGACCCGTACTCTGGCGCCAGTGGGGATATGGTGCTCGGCGCGCTTATCGATGCTGGCTTGTCGGTTGACGCTCTGCGAGATGTGCTGGAGGGGCTTCACCTGCCCGGCTGGAGGCTATCGGCCGAGGCGGCCGGCCAGCACGGGATCACCGGCACTCGCGCCATTGTTGCGGTCGACGATGACGCCCCTGCCCGGGATTGGGCCGTGATCCGTGACCTGCTCGAACGCGCGACGCTCCCCGAGCCGGTGCGCGACGGCGCACTGGCGATCTTCCGCGCTCTGGCAGAGGCCGAGGCTCGCGTTCACGGCGCCGACGTCGAACGGGTTCATTTCCATGAGGTCGGTGGAGTCGATGCGATCATCGACATCGTCGGCGCGGCGGCGGGGTTGTACCTCCTGGGAGTTGAGCGCGTCTTCTCAGGACCTCCGGCGCTGGGCCGCGGCTTCGCACAATCCCAACACGGCACGATTCCAATTCCTGCGCCGGCCACGGCGGAGTTGCTGGCGCGAGCTGGCGCGCCGTCGATCGACGCCGACGTTCAGGCCGAGCTGCTGACCCCGACTGGCGCCGCGATCCTGACGACGTTGGCCGAATTCGAACGACCGATGTTTCGCACGACCGCCGTAGGCTCCGGCTTCGGCCAACGCCAGCTCCCCTGGCCAAATGCGCTGCGAGTCTGGCTTGGCGATCTGTCTGATGCCGTCCCAACTACGGACGAACCAGCGGCTGACAGCGAGCTGCTGCTCGAGGTCAATATCGACGACATGAACCCGGAGTTCTATGAGCTGCTGATCGAGCGGCTCTTCGGTGCTGGCGCGCTGGACGTGTTCCTGACACCGATCGTGATGAAGCGCGGGCGGCCGGCCACGAAGCTGAGCGTCATCACCGGCGCAGACCGACGCCGCGAGATCGAAGAGACGCTGTTCGAAAACAGCTCGACATTCGGGGTCCGGGCAACACGGATCGAGCGGACGAAGACAGATCGCTCGTGGGTGACGGTCGCCACTCGTTGGGGCGACGTTCGGCTGAAGCTGAAGATTTGGCGTGGTCGCGTCGTCGAGGTTGCGCCGGAGTATGCCGATTGTCTCTCGATCGCTCGCCAGGCGGACGCGCCGCTCCGACTGGTCTACGGCGAGGCGAAGCGCATCGGCGACGCATTCGTCGGCCGCCGGGGGGACGCTATCGATGCCGACCGCCAGCGCTGA
- a CDS encoding alpha/beta fold hydrolase, translating to MTTDPVADWQARLRPVVVDGIRTFVLDEGLGEPIVFLHGIPTSSFLWRDVARVVSRERRAIVPDLIGFGFADRPATVDLSPAGQATAMLRVLDELSIGRTALVGHDYGALVACEMLARAPDRVSDMIVTNTSVWIDDWHSSPLSPLALINLPIAGRLATAAARPFMLREAFGRYVDDKERLTDDVIAVYWRPFTDGLWSVLRRMSHIDGLTSADFHRWREALYNFERPGLVAWGGNDRAFPSSRAVEIGKLLHDSRTDIFEHANHFIQEDRPEALGRLILAFLRGALMR from the coding sequence ATGACAACCGATCCGGTCGCGGACTGGCAAGCGCGGCTTCGACCGGTCGTCGTTGACGGCATTCGCACCTTCGTGCTGGATGAGGGGCTTGGCGAGCCGATCGTTTTCCTGCATGGCATTCCGACGTCGAGCTTTCTCTGGCGGGACGTGGCGCGAGTTGTCTCCCGCGAGCGCCGCGCCATTGTCCCGGATCTGATCGGCTTCGGGTTCGCTGACCGGCCGGCCACCGTCGATCTGTCGCCGGCCGGTCAGGCAACGGCGATGCTGCGCGTGCTCGACGAACTGAGCATCGGACGGACGGCGCTGGTTGGTCATGACTATGGCGCGCTTGTCGCCTGCGAGATGCTCGCCCGAGCGCCTGACCGGGTCAGCGACATGATCGTGACGAACACGAGCGTCTGGATCGACGACTGGCACAGCTCACCACTCTCGCCGCTCGCCCTCATCAACCTGCCGATCGCCGGCCGGCTGGCAACTGCGGCCGCGCGGCCATTCATGCTACGTGAGGCGTTCGGCCGCTACGTCGATGACAAGGAGCGACTGACCGACGATGTCATCGCGGTCTACTGGCGCCCGTTTACCGACGGCCTCTGGAGTGTCCTGCGCCGCATGAGCCACATCGACGGATTGACGTCAGCGGACTTTCACCGCTGGCGAGAGGCGCTCTACAACTTCGAGAGGCCGGGGCTTGTCGCATGGGGTGGCAACGATCGCGCGTTTCCATCCAGCCGAGCAGTCGAGATCGGCAAGCTTCTCCACGATAGTCGGACCGATATCTTCGAGCACGCCAATCACTTCATCCAGGAGGATCGGCCGGAGGCGCTCGGTCGGCTCATCCTCGCATTTCTGCGCGGTGCGCTGATGCGTTGA
- a CDS encoding c-type cytochrome, with protein MLEIQEKVEGTPRPRRARSLSVMAIAAALLVLVSLQAACSGTDDSGTNQQTLATMEARNIKASPVADGSPVGSPGAESGSPVALPAGNADDGKALATSLGCVACHSIDGSKLTGPTWKGLYGNQVKLADGSSVTADEAYIQTAIEKPNSHLVEGYPPVMPDFSSQLTPQKVADLIAYIQTLK; from the coding sequence ATGCTCGAGATCCAGGAGAAGGTCGAAGGTACTCCTCGTCCTCGCCGAGCGCGATCGCTGTCAGTGATGGCCATCGCAGCCGCGCTGCTGGTGCTCGTGTCCCTCCAGGCTGCCTGCTCTGGGACCGATGACAGCGGAACCAATCAGCAGACGCTCGCGACGATGGAGGCGCGAAATATTAAAGCATCCCCTGTGGCGGACGGCTCGCCCGTGGGATCACCTGGCGCCGAGAGCGGCAGCCCTGTCGCGCTGCCAGCGGGAAATGCGGATGACGGGAAGGCGCTCGCGACCAGCCTTGGTTGTGTGGCTTGCCACTCGATCGACGGATCGAAATTGACCGGCCCGACCTGGAAGGGTCTCTACGGTAATCAGGTGAAGTTGGCTGATGGGTCCAGCGTGACCGCCGACGAAGCCTATATCCAGACTGCGATTGAGAAGCCCAACAGCCACCTGGTCGAGGGATACCCGCCGGTGATGCCGGACTTCTCCAGCCAGCTGACTCCCCAGAAGGTCGCCGATCTGATTGCCTACATTCAGACACTGAAGTAG
- a CDS encoding serine hydrolase, whose amino-acid sequence MKINWEPVEELVTTIEQASGGTVGIAVAGPDGNRWSHNGQRQFKAASTVKIPLMIEIYRQIDRGERSLDQRHVLSATEKAAGSGILLHLHDGIELTIDDLIYLMISISDNTATNMLIDLAGMDAVNATMLELGMSMSTLARKMKGRPAIEGEQENLATPDDYVAIVDAIFGDRATSTAAREAMVTMLSRQQNARRIARYLPERADLRWGSKTGSIAGVTNDVGFVETPVGRMILAVFCEGFPDQHDGEYAIGELSRAALHAAGLWPAD is encoded by the coding sequence ATGAAGATCAACTGGGAACCGGTCGAGGAGCTCGTAACGACGATCGAGCAGGCGTCGGGGGGAACTGTCGGAATCGCGGTTGCAGGGCCGGATGGCAACCGCTGGAGTCACAATGGCCAACGACAGTTCAAGGCAGCCAGCACGGTCAAGATCCCGCTCATGATCGAGATCTATCGTCAGATCGACCGTGGTGAGCGGTCACTGGACCAACGGCATGTTCTGTCGGCTACCGAGAAAGCGGCCGGTAGCGGGATTCTGCTGCATCTCCACGACGGAATTGAGCTAACCATCGACGATCTGATCTACCTGATGATCTCGATATCCGACAACACGGCAACGAACATGTTGATCGACCTTGCCGGAATGGATGCGGTAAACGCGACGATGCTCGAGCTGGGGATGTCGATGTCCACACTGGCGCGAAAGATGAAGGGCCGGCCGGCAATTGAGGGAGAGCAGGAGAACCTGGCAACTCCCGACGACTACGTCGCGATCGTTGACGCGATCTTCGGGGATCGCGCCACGTCGACAGCGGCCCGCGAGGCGATGGTGACAATGCTGTCCCGGCAGCAGAATGCGCGGCGAATCGCCCGCTATCTGCCAGAACGTGCCGATCTGCGCTGGGGATCGAAGACCGGCAGTATCGCTGGCGTCACCAACGACGTCGGGTTTGTCGAGACACCAGTCGGGCGGATGATCCTCGCCGTCTTCTGCGAGGGGTTCCCCGACCAGCACGACGGGGAATACGCCATCGGCGAGCTCAGCCGCGCCGCTCTGCACGCGGCCGGCCTCTGGCCAGCAGACTGA
- a CDS encoding CinA family protein, producing the protein MNDTPRQVNMKLESVSFPEPVLGLAEQLGNQLRQRGWTCATAESCTGGGIAYAITQIAGSSDYLTGGFVTYSNEAKVRVLGVTHSTLDRVGAVSEECAAEMAAGARRALDVDFAISSTGIAGPSGATARKPVGLVYIAVALPDRVETRKLALSGHRATIMQSAIHEALALAVHLTRDRSPMNTEQESE; encoded by the coding sequence GTGAACGATACTCCGCGACAGGTGAACATGAAACTGGAGTCCGTATCATTTCCAGAGCCAGTCCTTGGGCTGGCCGAGCAACTTGGAAATCAGCTTCGCCAGCGTGGCTGGACCTGCGCGACTGCCGAATCGTGCACCGGCGGAGGGATCGCGTACGCGATCACTCAGATCGCTGGGTCGTCCGACTATCTGACGGGCGGCTTCGTCACGTATTCAAACGAAGCAAAGGTGCGGGTACTCGGTGTCACGCACAGCACGCTCGACCGCGTTGGCGCGGTGAGCGAGGAGTGCGCTGCCGAGATGGCAGCTGGCGCCCGACGAGCACTGGATGTCGATTTTGCCATTTCCAGCACGGGTATTGCTGGTCCGAGCGGGGCCACAGCCCGGAAGCCAGTCGGCCTTGTTTACATCGCCGTCGCGCTGCCTGATCGCGTGGAGACCCGGAAGCTAGCGCTTTCAGGCCACCGGGCGACAATCATGCAGTCAGCGATCCATGAGGCGCTCGCGCTGGCGGTGCATTTGACGAGAGATCGATCGCCAATGAATACGGAACAGGAATCCGAGTGA
- a CDS encoding slipin family protein: MNVGILIAVGAIILFLIIFASATIKITQEYERGVVFRLGRLAGARGPGLILLVPFIERMIRVDLRTLTMDIPRQEVITRDNVTVNVNAVAYFRVVDAGMAIVNIADYVRATSQIAQTTLRSILGQVELDELLAAREVINQKLQTIIDEQTEPWGIKVSVVEIKDVELPDSMQRAMARQAEAEREKRAKIIHAEGESLAAQQLHDAAAVMATEPIALQLRFLQTLTEIATEKNSTILFPVPVDLISAFMNLSQSGTLANLARVVEHQAESES, from the coding sequence GTGAACGTAGGTATTCTCATCGCCGTCGGCGCGATCATCCTGTTTTTGATCATCTTTGCCTCGGCAACGATCAAGATCACCCAGGAGTACGAACGAGGCGTCGTCTTTCGTCTCGGCCGGCTTGCGGGCGCGCGCGGGCCGGGGCTGATCCTGCTGGTCCCGTTCATCGAACGGATGATTCGTGTCGACCTCCGAACCCTCACGATGGATATCCCCCGACAGGAGGTCATCACCCGCGATAACGTCACGGTGAACGTCAACGCGGTCGCCTACTTCCGCGTCGTCGATGCCGGGATGGCGATCGTCAACATCGCCGACTACGTCCGCGCGACCTCGCAGATCGCCCAGACGACGCTTCGCTCGATTCTGGGGCAGGTCGAGCTGGACGAGCTGCTCGCGGCTCGCGAGGTTATCAACCAGAAGCTCCAGACAATCATCGACGAGCAAACGGAGCCATGGGGCATCAAGGTCAGTGTCGTCGAGATCAAGGATGTTGAGCTACCAGACTCGATGCAGCGGGCGATGGCGCGACAAGCCGAGGCCGAGCGCGAGAAGCGCGCCAAGATCATTCACGCCGAGGGTGAATCGCTGGCAGCCCAGCAGCTTCACGACGCCGCCGCGGTAATGGCCACCGAGCCAATCGCGCTGCAACTCCGATTCCTCCAGACCCTGACCGAAATTGCGACCGAGAAGAACTCGACGATCCTCTTCCCGGTCCCGGTCGATCTCATCAGCGCGTTCATGAACCTCAGTCAGAGTGGCACGCTGGCCAATCTCGCGCGGGTTGTCGAGCATCAGGCCGAGTCGGAATCGTGA